GCGTTCAGCGTCATCTTATTTCTCCATCGGCGTGGCGTCGCGGCCGCGCAAAACGATGTCCCAACGATAAGCGAGGGCATAGGAAGGGATGGTTTTTTCCAGATCGAAACTGGCGATCAGACGCTCTTTGGCGCTGGTATCGGGCACGCAGTTGTAGATCGGGTCGTAGGCCAGCAACGGGTCACCCGGGAAATACATCTGGGTCACCAGGCGCGTCAGAATGCTCGGTCCGAACAGGGAGAAATGGACGTGCGCCGGACGCCAGGCATTGTGGTGGTTACCCCACGGGTAGGCGCCAGGCTTGATGGTCTGGAACTGGTACCAGCCATCGGCGTCAGTCACGGTGCAGCCGGTACCGGTGAAGTTCGGGTCCATCGGTGCGTCGTGCAGATCGCGGGCATGGTTGTAACGACCGGCGGCGTTGGCCTGCCAGATCTCCACCAGAATGCCCGGCACCGGCAGACCGTCTTCATCCAGCACACGGCCGTGGATGATGATCCGTTCACCCAATGGCTCGCCCGAGTGCTGGGCGGTCAAGTCGTTGTCCCGCTCCTGAATACGCTCGGCGCCGATGGTCGGGCCGGTGATTTCCGACAGCGAATGAGGCAAAAACACCAACGGCTTGGACGGCGAGCGAAGGTTGGTGGATTGATAAGGAGGGTGCAGGTATTCCGGCTGAGTGCCCGCCTGCGGGCGACGGTAACCTGGTTTGTCAGTCATTGCGCTTTCCTCAATTCTTATTAGTCGCTTCTGTGCGTCAGACCCGTTCGATCGCCAGGGCCAGGCCCTGACCGACACCGACACACATGGTCGCCAAGCCTTTCTTGCCGCCCGTCTTTTCCAGTTGATGCAGTGCGGTCAGCACCAGACGCGCACCGCTCATGCCCAGCGGATGGCCCAAGGCAATGGCGCCACCGTTCGGGTTGACCTGGGCCGCGTCATCCGCCAGTCCCAGTTCACGCAGCACCGCCAGACCCTGGCTGGCGAAGGCTTCGTTGAGTTCGATCACGTCGAAATCGTTGACCGCCACGCCCAGGCGCTCAGTCAATTTACGCACCGCCGGCACCGGGCCGATACCCATCACCCGTGGTGCGACGCCGGCGCTGGCCATGCCGAGCACTTTGGCGCGGGCGGTCAGGCCGTGTTTTTTCACGGCTTCGGCCGAAGCCAGGATCAGCGCTGCAGCACCGTCGTTCACACCGGAGGCATTGCCGGCGGTGACGGTTTTGTCGGGGCCGTTGACCGGTTTGAGTTTGGCCAGGGTCTCGAGTGTGGTATCGGCGCGAGGATGTTCGTCCTGGCTGACCACTGTTTCACCCTTCTTGTGGGCAATGCGCACTTCAACGATTTCTTCGGCGAAAAATCCTGCGGCTTGCGCGGCGGCTGTCCGTTGCTGACTGCGCAGTGCGAAAGCGTCCTGATCCTCGCGGGAAACCTGGTAATCGTCGGCCACGTTATCGGCGGTTTGCGGCATTGCATCGACGCCGTACTGGGCTTTCATCAGCGGGTTGATGAATCGCCAGCCGATGGTGGTGTCTTCCAGCTTCATGTTGCGCGAAAACGCCGCGTCCGCCTTGCCCATCACGAATGGCGCGCGGGACATCGATTCGACGCCACCGGCAATCGCCAACTCCATCTCACCGCTGGCGATGGCCCGAAACGCAGTGCCGATAGCGTCCATGCCCGAAGCGCA
The Pseudomonas sp. GR 6-02 genome window above contains:
- the pcaF gene encoding 3-oxoadipyl-CoA thiolase, yielding MMRDVYICDAIRTPIGRFGGGLSAVRADDLAAVPIKALMARNPSVDWNAVDEVFLGCANQAGEDNRNVARMALLLAGLPETIPGVTLNRLCASGMDAIGTAFRAIASGEMELAIAGGVESMSRAPFVMGKADAAFSRNMKLEDTTIGWRFINPLMKAQYGVDAMPQTADNVADDYQVSREDQDAFALRSQQRTAAAQAAGFFAEEIVEVRIAHKKGETVVSQDEHPRADTTLETLAKLKPVNGPDKTVTAGNASGVNDGAAALILASAEAVKKHGLTARAKVLGMASAGVAPRVMGIGPVPAVRKLTERLGVAVNDFDVIELNEAFASQGLAVLRELGLADDAAQVNPNGGAIALGHPLGMSGARLVLTALHQLEKTGGKKGLATMCVGVGQGLALAIERV
- the pcaH gene encoding protocatechuate 3,4-dioxygenase subunit beta; amino-acid sequence: MTDKPGYRRPQAGTQPEYLHPPYQSTNLRSPSKPLVFLPHSLSEITGPTIGAERIQERDNDLTAQHSGEPLGERIIIHGRVLDEDGLPVPGILVEIWQANAAGRYNHARDLHDAPMDPNFTGTGCTVTDADGWYQFQTIKPGAYPWGNHHNAWRPAHVHFSLFGPSILTRLVTQMYFPGDPLLAYDPIYNCVPDTSAKERLIASFDLEKTIPSYALAYRWDIVLRGRDATPMEK